One region of Eretmochelys imbricata isolate rEreImb1 chromosome 2, rEreImb1.hap1, whole genome shotgun sequence genomic DNA includes:
- the UBE2W gene encoding ubiquitin-conjugating enzyme E2 W isoform X1 has product MASMQKRLQKELLALQNDPPPGMTLNEKSVQNSITQWIVDMEGAPGTLYEGEKFQLLFKFSSRYPFDSPQVMFTGDNIPVHPHVYSNGHICLSILTEDWSPALSVQSVCLSIISMLSSCKEKVFFLLQRRPPDNSFYVRTCNKNPKKTKWWYHVAKSPVAPYRLTDVLEHKLLWVKTDFVGCMLVLKFMLTTFSYNYDTC; this is encoded by the exons AAGAGACTACAAAAAGAACTGTTGGCTTTGCAGAATGACCCACCTCCAGGAATGACTTTAAATGAAAAGAGTGTTCAAAATTCAATTACACA GTGGATCGTAGATATGGAAGGTGCTCCAGGTACATTATATGAAGGGGAGAAATTTCAGCTTCTATTTAAGTTCAGTAGTCGATATCCCTTTGATTCTCCTCAG gTCATGTTTACTGGTGACAATATTCCTGTTCATCCTCATGTTTATAGCAATGGTCATATCTGTTTATCCATTCTAACAGAAGACTGGTCCCCAGCTCTCTCAGTGCAATCAGTTTGTCTTAGCATTATTAGCATGCTTTCCAGCTGCAAAGAAaag gttttttttctaTTGCAGAGGCGACCTCCAGATAATTCATTTTATGTAAGAACATGTAACAAAaatccaaagaaaacaaaatggtgGTATCATG tggcaaagagtcctgtggcaccttatagactaacagacgtattggagcataagcttttgtgggtgaagaccgacttcgtcggatgcatgcttGTATTGAAGTTTATGCTTACCACCTTCTCATACAACT atgacACCTGTTGA
- the UBE2W gene encoding ubiquitin-conjugating enzyme E2 W isoform X3 — translation MASMQKRLQKELLALQNDPPPGMTLNEKSVQNSITQWIVDMEGAPGTLYEGEKFQLLFKFSSRYPFDSPQVMFTGDNIPVHPHVYSNGHICLSILTEDWSPALSVQSVCLSIISMLSSCKEKVFFLLQRRPPDNSFYVRTCNKNPKKTKWWYHDDTC, via the exons AAGAGACTACAAAAAGAACTGTTGGCTTTGCAGAATGACCCACCTCCAGGAATGACTTTAAATGAAAAGAGTGTTCAAAATTCAATTACACA GTGGATCGTAGATATGGAAGGTGCTCCAGGTACATTATATGAAGGGGAGAAATTTCAGCTTCTATTTAAGTTCAGTAGTCGATATCCCTTTGATTCTCCTCAG gTCATGTTTACTGGTGACAATATTCCTGTTCATCCTCATGTTTATAGCAATGGTCATATCTGTTTATCCATTCTAACAGAAGACTGGTCCCCAGCTCTCTCAGTGCAATCAGTTTGTCTTAGCATTATTAGCATGCTTTCCAGCTGCAAAGAAaag gttttttttctaTTGCAGAGGCGACCTCCAGATAATTCATTTTATGTAAGAACATGTAACAAAaatccaaagaaaacaaaatggtgGTATCATG atgacACCTGTTGA
- the UBE2W gene encoding ubiquitin-conjugating enzyme E2 W isoform X2, which produces MASMQKRLQKELLALQNDPPPGMTLNEKSVQNSITQWIVDMEGAPGTLYEGEKFQLLFKFSSRYPFDSPQVMFTGDNIPVHPHVYSNGHICLSILTEDWSPALSVQSVCLSIISMLSSCKEKRRPPDNSFYVRTCNKNPKKTKWWYHVAKSPVAPYRLTDVLEHKLLWVKTDFVGCMLVLKFMLTTFSYNYDTC; this is translated from the exons AAGAGACTACAAAAAGAACTGTTGGCTTTGCAGAATGACCCACCTCCAGGAATGACTTTAAATGAAAAGAGTGTTCAAAATTCAATTACACA GTGGATCGTAGATATGGAAGGTGCTCCAGGTACATTATATGAAGGGGAGAAATTTCAGCTTCTATTTAAGTTCAGTAGTCGATATCCCTTTGATTCTCCTCAG gTCATGTTTACTGGTGACAATATTCCTGTTCATCCTCATGTTTATAGCAATGGTCATATCTGTTTATCCATTCTAACAGAAGACTGGTCCCCAGCTCTCTCAGTGCAATCAGTTTGTCTTAGCATTATTAGCATGCTTTCCAGCTGCAAAGAAaag AGGCGACCTCCAGATAATTCATTTTATGTAAGAACATGTAACAAAaatccaaagaaaacaaaatggtgGTATCATG tggcaaagagtcctgtggcaccttatagactaacagacgtattggagcataagcttttgtgggtgaagaccgacttcgtcggatgcatgcttGTATTGAAGTTTATGCTTACCACCTTCTCATACAACT atgacACCTGTTGA
- the UBE2W gene encoding ubiquitin-conjugating enzyme E2 W isoform X4: MASMQKRLQKELLALQNDPPPGMTLNEKSVQNSITQWIVDMEGAPGTLYEGEKFQLLFKFSSRYPFDSPQVMFTGDNIPVHPHVYSNGHICLSILTEDWSPALSVQSVCLSIISMLSSCKEKRRPPDNSFYVRTCNKNPKKTKWWYHDDTC; the protein is encoded by the exons AAGAGACTACAAAAAGAACTGTTGGCTTTGCAGAATGACCCACCTCCAGGAATGACTTTAAATGAAAAGAGTGTTCAAAATTCAATTACACA GTGGATCGTAGATATGGAAGGTGCTCCAGGTACATTATATGAAGGGGAGAAATTTCAGCTTCTATTTAAGTTCAGTAGTCGATATCCCTTTGATTCTCCTCAG gTCATGTTTACTGGTGACAATATTCCTGTTCATCCTCATGTTTATAGCAATGGTCATATCTGTTTATCCATTCTAACAGAAGACTGGTCCCCAGCTCTCTCAGTGCAATCAGTTTGTCTTAGCATTATTAGCATGCTTTCCAGCTGCAAAGAAaag AGGCGACCTCCAGATAATTCATTTTATGTAAGAACATGTAACAAAaatccaaagaaaacaaaatggtgGTATCATG atgacACCTGTTGA